A window of Cohnella herbarum contains these coding sequences:
- a CDS encoding lipase family protein has product MTTSGFDNRTAIFLAAVCSQAYTQFNDPEGNFVVPYSYEQVAEIRARSLTGVSEIFGFIIQSESHVIIAFRGTSTTTDWISDAMASQVKYKFADNAGQTHRGFTNIYCSARKSILSVLEDMSPDKILTITGHSLGGALATLCALDAADNSPFGQPVAYTYGSPRVGDPTFARSFDKRVADSFRVQNRFDVVTHLPPENFKLPRRDKTFYYDHVCQRVGLSFHNGSVPGNHVISGYYDDLAKRDPLFAERLGALNPGLCPESSRYVFNPPEAIPSSS; this is encoded by the coding sequence ATGACGACTAGCGGATTCGATAACCGGACGGCCATCTTTCTTGCGGCTGTATGTAGTCAGGCTTACACGCAATTTAATGACCCGGAAGGCAATTTCGTTGTCCCGTATTCCTATGAGCAAGTCGCCGAAATTCGCGCGAGATCGCTGACCGGCGTTTCCGAAATATTCGGCTTCATTATTCAATCCGAGAGTCACGTCATAATCGCTTTCCGCGGTACGAGCACGACGACGGATTGGATTTCCGATGCGATGGCAAGCCAAGTGAAGTACAAATTCGCGGATAATGCCGGTCAAACCCATCGCGGGTTCACGAATATATACTGTTCGGCGAGGAAATCGATATTGTCCGTGTTAGAAGATATGTCCCCGGATAAGATTCTAACGATTACGGGGCATAGTCTCGGAGGCGCGTTAGCAACGCTGTGCGCGTTGGACGCAGCCGATAATTCCCCGTTCGGTCAACCGGTCGCTTATACGTACGGATCGCCTAGAGTAGGCGATCCGACATTCGCGCGGTCATTCGATAAACGAGTAGCGGACAGCTTTCGCGTTCAGAACCGCTTCGACGTCGTCACGCATCTGCCGCCGGAGAACTTCAAGCTTCCGAGGAGAGATAAGACTTTCTACTATGATCACGTGTGCCAACGGGTCGGTCTTTCTTTTCACAACGGGTCGGTTCCGGGCAATCACGTAATCTCCGGTTACTACGATGATCTGGCTAAGAGAGATCCGTTGTTCGCGGAGCGATTAGGCGCGCTGAATCCCGGCCTGTGTCCGGAATCGTCCAGATACGTATTCAATCCGCCCGAAGCCATCCCGAGCAGTAGTTAG
- a CDS encoding LysR family transcriptional regulator, whose amino-acid sequence MFFVNIENIEAFVYVIHCGSFNKAAEALYLSQPSVTARIQTLERELDCRLFDRLGKQIQITEEGKRFLPYAQQLLLTYQKGKLHVNRKKSLPEEFRIGCTVSVSNYIIPELLPRLKLKFPNTHYKFVTGITDDIVNKVLNKEVDIGFVRKVNHPNLQSVKFYEDPISLYAYEDHPFIGAESLTVEKIAEQPFVFFECGALDWLRIHRVFESLDRSPNIQIQTDNSEMAKKLVIRKAGISFLPGLSVRQEVAAGQLFPLRVPETEGISLQTNLISCLGEHTQFLNEIIEIGKQLND is encoded by the coding sequence GTGTTTTTTGTTAATATAGAAAACATCGAAGCCTTCGTATACGTCATCCATTGCGGAAGTTTCAATAAAGCGGCGGAAGCGTTATACTTATCCCAACCGTCGGTGACTGCCCGCATTCAAACGCTTGAACGCGAGCTCGACTGCAGGCTGTTCGACCGGCTAGGCAAGCAAATCCAAATAACCGAGGAAGGCAAACGATTCCTGCCTTACGCGCAGCAACTGCTGTTGACCTACCAGAAGGGCAAGCTGCACGTGAATCGGAAGAAGTCGTTGCCGGAGGAGTTCAGGATTGGTTGCACGGTATCGGTATCGAATTATATCATCCCGGAATTGCTTCCTCGCTTGAAGCTTAAATTTCCGAATACCCACTATAAATTCGTGACGGGGATTACCGATGATATCGTAAACAAGGTACTGAACAAGGAAGTCGATATCGGGTTTGTTCGCAAGGTTAATCATCCGAATCTTCAATCGGTTAAATTCTATGAAGATCCGATTTCCTTGTATGCTTACGAGGATCATCCGTTCATTGGGGCGGAGAGCCTTACGGTAGAGAAGATCGCCGAGCAGCCGTTCGTATTTTTCGAATGCGGAGCGTTGGACTGGCTTAGAATCCACAGAGTGTTCGAGAGCCTCGATCGGTCGCCCAACATCCAGATTCAGACGGACAATTCGGAGATGGCCAAGAAATTGGTCATTCGGAAGGCAGGCATTTCTTTTCTTCCGGGCTTAAGCGTACGCCAAGAGGTCGCGGCCGGGCAGTTATTTCCCCTTCGCGTTCCGGAAACGGAAGGGATTTCCCTGCAAACGAATCTGATATCCTGCCTAGGGGAACACACGCAATTTCTTAACGAGATCATTGAAATCGGCAAACAATTAAACGACTAA
- the ssuE gene encoding NADPH-dependent FMN reductase encodes MSHIVIISGSPTPGSRLNGLIERVESRWNEKGVKVSHIRVAELPAEALLHANFKDEQILAALALVESATGVVIASPVYKASFTGVLKAFLDLLPQTGLKGKVTLPLFIGGTIAHLLSLDYALKPVISVLGGRNIIGGVYAIDPWVQRLENGGFELSEELQERLDRSAEELSEEITWLGIRAKEKIQIS; translated from the coding sequence ATGAGTCATATCGTTATTATTTCCGGTAGTCCGACGCCGGGATCAAGGTTGAACGGTCTAATCGAGAGAGTAGAAAGCAGATGGAACGAGAAAGGCGTGAAAGTAAGCCATATCCGGGTTGCAGAGCTTCCCGCGGAGGCGTTGCTTCATGCGAATTTCAAAGACGAGCAGATTTTGGCCGCATTGGCTCTAGTAGAGTCCGCAACTGGCGTCGTCATTGCTAGTCCGGTTTATAAAGCATCGTTCACGGGCGTTCTGAAGGCGTTCTTGGACTTGCTCCCGCAAACGGGCCTTAAAGGCAAAGTCACGTTGCCGCTCTTCATCGGGGGGACGATCGCCCACTTGTTAAGCTTGGATTATGCTCTTAAGCCGGTTATCTCCGTGCTCGGCGGCAGAAATATTATCGGCGGAGTGTACGCGATCGATCCGTGGGTACAAAGGTTGGAAAACGGCGGGTTCGAGCTGTCCGAGGAGCTGCAGGAGCGGTTGGATCGTTCCGCCGAAGAGCTATCCGAGGAAATCACGTGGTTGGGAATTCGCGCGAAAGAGAAAATCCAAATCTCTTAA
- a CDS encoding transporter substrate-binding domain-containing protein: MKKRAVLSLVMAVGFTLLAGCGDKNNNAASSPSASATSSSSAQEAPSESSSESASESAAASTEAPVEAKKIIVGTSSLFPQVCFLDENGKLTGYDIELVREIDKRLPEYDFEFQLLDSMPSLLLSLETKKVDFVAHEIEKNPERTEKYLFNKVPYAHWKNKIVVSASNNDPIETLADLKGKKIITHASSAADQILKNYDKENPGTIKIVYQSGAANDTVQQIDSGRVTATVAADFSLSLIDPEKKLKTVGKALSTADILFLFRKNDSDAQVLADAIDKVLLDVKADGTLSALSKQWLGQDFTSLE, translated from the coding sequence ATGAAAAAACGGGCCGTCTTATCTCTTGTAATGGCAGTAGGATTTACGCTTCTTGCGGGCTGCGGCGACAAAAACAATAACGCCGCAAGCTCGCCATCCGCAAGCGCGACGTCGAGCTCCTCGGCTCAGGAAGCTCCAAGCGAGTCCTCAAGCGAATCCGCAAGCGAGTCTGCTGCGGCAAGCACCGAAGCTCCGGTCGAAGCGAAGAAAATTATCGTCGGAACGTCGAGTCTATTCCCGCAAGTGTGCTTCTTGGATGAGAACGGCAAATTAACGGGATACGATATCGAGCTCGTCAGAGAAATCGACAAGCGGTTGCCGGAATACGATTTCGAGTTCCAATTGCTCGATTCCATGCCTAGCTTGCTCTTGAGCCTCGAAACGAAGAAGGTCGATTTCGTCGCCCATGAGATCGAGAAAAACCCGGAAAGAACGGAAAAGTATTTGTTCAATAAAGTCCCTTACGCACACTGGAAAAATAAAATCGTCGTCTCCGCCTCCAACAACGATCCGATCGAAACGCTGGCGGATTTGAAAGGCAAGAAAATCATCACGCACGCTTCGAGCGCTGCCGATCAAATCCTTAAAAATTACGACAAGGAAAACCCCGGAACTATCAAAATCGTGTACCAAAGCGGCGCCGCCAACGATACCGTTCAGCAAATCGATTCGGGACGCGTAACGGCAACGGTGGCGGCAGACTTCTCGCTTAGCTTGATCGATCCGGAGAAAAAGCTGAAAACCGTCGGCAAGGCTCTTAGTACGGCCGATATTCTCTTCTTATTCCGCAAGAACGATTCGGATGCGCAAGTACTTGCCGATGCGATCGACAAGGTTCTGCTCGACGTGAAAGCGGACGGCACTCTGAGTGCACTGAGCAAGCAATGGCTCGGCCAAGATTTCACTTCGTTGGAATAG
- a CDS encoding amino acid ABC transporter permease: MGAKFDITNVFEYFVKLLPFIQISLLIVAGSILVGLGVGFLVALPRLYRIPVLQRISQVYASFFRGTPILIQLFLFYYGLPEILKAVNIDVSRISVMYFVILTYGLHSAAYVSEGIRAAVTAVDRGQIEAAYSAGMTGFQAFTRIVFPQALAVAIPILGNVIIATLKDTSLAFTLGVMELTSKAQSLGQLNRHFIESYIALALIYLLMSLVLEQIFLAIERRLLRHESRDGVFEKIPLGRKWLKRRFASNIRLDKGGSGV; the protein is encoded by the coding sequence ATGGGCGCGAAATTCGATATCACCAACGTATTCGAATACTTCGTCAAGTTACTCCCGTTCATTCAGATTTCATTGCTGATCGTTGCCGGTTCAATCCTCGTGGGGCTTGGCGTCGGGTTTCTCGTCGCCCTTCCCCGGCTTTATCGCATTCCGGTATTGCAGCGGATATCGCAAGTATACGCCTCCTTCTTCAGAGGGACGCCGATCCTTATTCAGCTATTCCTGTTCTACTACGGGCTGCCGGAAATTCTGAAAGCCGTCAACATAGACGTATCCCGAATCTCCGTCATGTACTTCGTTATTTTAACCTACGGCTTACACAGCGCGGCGTACGTATCGGAAGGAATACGCGCGGCCGTAACGGCCGTCGACCGCGGACAGATCGAAGCCGCCTATTCCGCCGGGATGACCGGGTTTCAAGCTTTTACGAGAATCGTATTTCCTCAGGCTCTAGCGGTCGCCATCCCGATATTAGGCAACGTCATTATCGCAACGCTGAAGGATACTTCTCTCGCCTTCACGCTCGGGGTGATGGAGTTAACCTCGAAAGCTCAGTCTCTGGGGCAATTGAACAGGCATTTTATCGAGTCGTATATCGCGCTTGCGCTTATCTACCTCTTAATGAGCCTAGTATTGGAGCAAATCTTCCTAGCCATCGAAAGAAGACTTCTGCGTCATGAGAGTCGGGACGGAGTATTCGAGAAAATACCTCTGGGCAGGAAATGGCTGAAACGAAGATTCGCTTCGAATATTCGATTGGATAAGGGAGGCTCGGGAGTATGA
- a CDS encoding amino acid ABC transporter permease — translation MTLDPSFIWTAFVQILPAIPVTLQITVVSMVFGLVIGTIVALIRIYKVPVLHPIAAGYVTLIRGTPMITHLLLIYFGLQMLIDGLAESFGWSFNSVSIPMIGFAYISFSVTAGAYMSEVVRSGMIAVDKGQIEAAHAVGMTTVQALRRIVLPQALAASLPNLSNGAIGMLHGSTLAFTVSVVDLNAKAQIVASTNWKFFEAYVAAALIFWGLTIVIERLTALIEKRIGLYNRGGVA, via the coding sequence ATGACACTGGATCCGTCGTTTATCTGGACTGCGTTCGTTCAAATTTTGCCGGCCATTCCGGTAACGTTACAAATCACGGTCGTTTCCATGGTTTTCGGTCTAGTGATCGGCACGATCGTAGCTTTGATCAGAATTTACAAAGTCCCGGTGCTTCATCCGATCGCGGCGGGTTACGTGACGCTAATCCGGGGAACTCCGATGATCACGCATCTGCTGTTGATCTACTTCGGATTACAAATGTTGATCGACGGTTTGGCGGAATCGTTCGGATGGTCCTTCAACTCGGTATCGATCCCGATGATCGGATTCGCGTATATTTCCTTCTCGGTTACGGCGGGAGCATACATGTCGGAAGTGGTGCGCTCGGGAATGATCGCGGTCGACAAGGGGCAGATCGAAGCCGCGCATGCGGTCGGAATGACTACGGTTCAAGCGTTGCGACGCATCGTGTTGCCGCAAGCGTTAGCCGCGAGCTTGCCGAACCTGTCCAACGGAGCGATCGGCATGCTGCACGGTTCCACGCTTGCGTTCACCGTATCCGTTGTCGATCTGAACGCGAAAGCCCAAATCGTCGCATCGACCAACTGGAAGTTTTTCGAGGCATACGTTGCGGCGGCATTGATATTCTGGGGACTCACGATCGTGATCGAGAGGCTGACGGCGCTAATCGAGAAGCGTATCGGCTTATACAACCGCGGAGGTGTAGCATGA
- a CDS encoding amino acid ABC transporter ATP-binding protein codes for MIKLKRISKSFGRNEVLKGIDLTVDKGEVVAILGPSGSGKTTLLRCINYLEKPSDGEISIDEFTVNCRKPVKKDIHTLRRKTAMVFQQYNLFRHKTAIENVMEGLVIVKKLPKAEARKISVELLEKVGLGNKLDAYPSQLSGGQQQRVGIARALALNPEVILFDEPTSALDPELVGEVLAVIRKIAKEGITMIIVTHEMGFAQEVANHVVFMDGGVIVEEGPPKVIFQSPKEERTKQFLARITPESAYSI; via the coding sequence ATGATTAAGCTGAAACGCATATCCAAGTCGTTCGGACGCAACGAGGTATTGAAAGGGATCGACCTTACGGTGGATAAAGGCGAGGTCGTAGCGATTCTTGGGCCGAGCGGTTCCGGCAAAACGACGCTGCTGAGATGCATTAATTATTTGGAGAAGCCGAGCGACGGGGAAATCTCGATAGACGAGTTCACCGTAAATTGCCGAAAACCGGTGAAGAAGGATATTCATACCCTTCGCCGGAAAACCGCGATGGTGTTTCAGCAATACAATCTGTTCCGGCATAAGACGGCCATAGAGAACGTGATGGAAGGGCTCGTCATCGTGAAGAAGCTACCGAAAGCGGAAGCTCGAAAGATAAGCGTCGAGCTGTTGGAGAAGGTCGGTCTCGGAAACAAGCTGGATGCTTACCCGAGCCAATTGTCCGGAGGACAGCAGCAGAGAGTCGGCATTGCCCGCGCGTTGGCGCTGAACCCCGAGGTCATTCTGTTCGACGAACCGACTTCGGCCCTCGATCCCGAGCTCGTCGGAGAAGTGCTTGCCGTTATTCGCAAGATCGCCAAGGAAGGCATCACGATGATTATCGTTACGCATGAAATGGGTTTCGCCCAGGAAGTCGCGAACCATGTCGTGTTCATGGACGGGGGCGTTATCGTCGAGGAGGGGCCCCCTAAAGTGATTTTTCAATCGCCTAAGGAGGAAAGGACGAAACAATTTCTGGCGAGAATTACCCCGGAAAGCGCCTATTCGATTTAA
- a CDS encoding LLM class flavin-dependent oxidoreductase, which translates to MTLKFGILDQSIVFPGQSPAEALGNTIKLAQLAESLGYERFWVSEHHDSPQMAGSSPEVLISHLLARTNSIRIGSGGVMLQHYSPYKVAENFNVLAALAPGRVDLGIGRAPGGLPRSTKALQQGLSEPESLDHKLAELDHFLQGTLGEDHPLPGLQANPVPDRPAEIYLLGTSVSSARLAAERGYPYAFAFFINSDPDAAQAAFDTYRKHFNREKGTEPRTILGLSVIAADTEEEAAELAGQFKNVRVTLASGKTVNVGSLEQAEQFAKQAGETFTAEVRDADITKGTKAIVRQRLTELRDRYDVDELIFTTIVPDFDKRVRSFRLLKEAFEEQTV; encoded by the coding sequence ATGACGCTTAAATTCGGTATATTGGATCAAAGCATCGTATTTCCGGGTCAATCCCCGGCAGAAGCGCTAGGCAACACGATCAAATTGGCGCAGCTGGCGGAGTCTCTCGGATACGAACGTTTCTGGGTATCGGAGCATCACGACTCCCCGCAGATGGCAGGCTCGTCTCCGGAGGTGCTGATCTCTCATTTGTTGGCGCGTACGAACTCCATTCGCATCGGTTCCGGAGGCGTGATGCTTCAGCATTACAGTCCGTACAAGGTAGCCGAGAACTTTAACGTTCTTGCGGCATTGGCGCCCGGACGGGTAGATCTGGGCATCGGACGCGCGCCGGGCGGACTGCCCCGTTCGACGAAAGCGTTGCAGCAAGGGCTTTCCGAACCGGAGTCGCTCGATCATAAGCTTGCCGAATTGGATCATTTTCTGCAAGGTACGCTAGGCGAGGATCATCCGTTGCCGGGTTTGCAAGCGAATCCCGTGCCCGATCGGCCGGCAGAGATTTATTTGCTAGGAACGAGCGTATCCAGCGCGCGATTGGCGGCGGAGAGAGGATATCCTTACGCGTTCGCGTTCTTCATCAACAGCGATCCGGATGCGGCTCAAGCCGCTTTCGATACTTATCGGAAACATTTCAACAGAGAGAAAGGAACCGAACCTAGAACGATTTTGGGCTTGTCCGTCATCGCGGCGGATACGGAAGAGGAAGCGGCGGAGTTGGCCGGTCAGTTCAAGAACGTACGGGTGACGCTGGCAAGCGGCAAAACCGTGAACGTCGGATCGCTGGAGCAGGCGGAACAATTCGCGAAGCAAGCCGGAGAGACGTTCACCGCCGAAGTCCGCGACGCGGACATTACGAAGGGGACGAAAGCGATCGTTCGCCAACGGTTGACGGAGCTGCGCGACAGGTACGATGTGGATGAGTTGATCTTTACGACAATCGTCCCCGATTTCGACAAACGGGTTCGCTCGTTTCGGTTGCTGAAGGAAGCATTCGAAGAACAAACGGTTTAG
- a CDS encoding amidohydrolase — MKELTAEPFAERLIAYRRHLHANPELSYEEFETTETIRSWLLEAGIRIADYPLKTGLVAEVGGLRGGPIIALRADIDALPIQEETGLPFASRVPGKMHACGHDFHAAALLGAALLLKRREKELEGTVRFLFQPAEEKAKGASLVIASGALEGVQAVFGLHNKPDLPVGTIGIKAGPIMAAADGFIVEVDGRGTHAAVPEAGIDPIIASAHIITALQSIVSRNVSALDSAVISVTRLNSGTAWNVIADKAVFDGTLRTFDQGVRFKVRERFEQVVTGVGAALGAEAKVKWLDGPPAVVNDAKWAEQATRTAESLGLTVVEPLPSPAGEDFSFYLQQTPGIFFFLGTSGPEEWHHPAFDIDERALPVGASFFAALAIDALTRLTGPSLN; from the coding sequence ATGAAGGAGTTGACGGCAGAGCCGTTCGCGGAGCGATTAATCGCTTACCGGCGACATCTCCATGCCAATCCGGAGCTGTCCTACGAGGAATTCGAGACGACGGAGACGATCCGGTCTTGGCTACTCGAAGCGGGCATTCGCATCGCGGATTATCCGCTTAAGACTGGGCTGGTCGCCGAAGTCGGAGGATTGCGCGGAGGGCCGATTATTGCCCTTCGAGCGGATATCGATGCCCTGCCGATTCAGGAGGAAACGGGCTTGCCGTTCGCTTCGCGGGTTCCCGGCAAGATGCACGCTTGCGGGCATGATTTTCACGCGGCGGCTTTGTTGGGCGCAGCGCTGCTCTTGAAGAGGCGGGAGAAGGAGTTGGAGGGAACGGTCAGATTTCTGTTCCAACCTGCCGAGGAGAAAGCCAAGGGCGCATCGCTGGTAATCGCCAGCGGAGCGTTGGAAGGGGTGCAAGCGGTATTCGGCTTGCATAACAAGCCCGATCTGCCTGTCGGGACGATCGGCATTAAAGCCGGACCGATCATGGCCGCCGCGGACGGCTTCATCGTCGAAGTCGACGGACGCGGAACCCATGCCGCCGTCCCGGAAGCGGGCATAGATCCCATCATAGCTTCCGCGCACATCATTACCGCCTTGCAATCGATCGTGAGCCGCAACGTGAGCGCGCTGGACAGCGCGGTCATTAGCGTCACGCGGCTGAACAGCGGAACGGCATGGAACGTGATCGCGGACAAAGCCGTATTCGACGGGACGTTGCGGACATTCGATCAAGGGGTACGATTCAAGGTGCGCGAACGGTTCGAGCAAGTCGTGACCGGAGTCGGAGCGGCGCTCGGAGCCGAAGCGAAGGTGAAATGGCTGGACGGTCCGCCGGCCGTAGTGAACGATGCGAAGTGGGCGGAACAAGCGACGCGGACAGCCGAATCGCTTGGGCTAACGGTCGTCGAGCCGTTGCCTTCGCCAGCCGGAGAAGACTTCTCCTTCTATTTGCAGCAGACGCCGGGCATTTTCTTCTTCTTGGGTACTTCGGGTCCGGAAGAGTGGCATCATCCCGCATTCGACATCGATGAGCGAGCTCTTCCGGTCGGCGCTTCGTTCTTCGCCGCATTAGCGATCGACGCGTTGACGCGGTTGACAGGACCGTCCCTAAATTAG
- the solA gene encoding N-methyl-L-tryptophan oxidase has protein sequence MRKTYDVIIVGAGSMGMSAGYELSRRGLKTLLIDAFDPPHPNGSHHGEPRLIRHAYSGGPAYVKLALRADELWRELEEATGEKLLERAGVLNIADPDVYSYAGRFQDAADHGVRIEDLDADQIRFRWPDVRIPDHYRAMFEPNAGYLYSEKCVAAYKKLALHSGASLLPNTFVKRIQAERSFVSVFTNTEHFIANHVILSAGAWFKTLEPFVRLPIRSVRKVVGWFEPSVSSFEAGTFPGFTFASSLGSYYGFPDIAGAGVKIGRHETGEEWQPGEDLVPFGAYSEDEGDLRKALEAYMPDAAGKLLKSAVCKYEHTPDDHFIIDTHPEHSNVILAGGFSGHGFKFASVVGEILANQIELGHWGRDVGLFSAARFSPISP, from the coding sequence ATTCGAAAAACATACGATGTCATCATAGTCGGCGCCGGCTCGATGGGAATGAGCGCGGGATACGAATTATCCCGAAGAGGGTTAAAGACGCTGCTCATCGATGCTTTCGATCCCCCGCATCCGAACGGAAGCCATCATGGCGAACCTCGTTTGATCAGGCATGCGTATAGCGGAGGTCCCGCTTACGTGAAGCTGGCTCTTCGCGCGGATGAACTATGGCGAGAGCTGGAGGAAGCAACGGGCGAGAAGCTGTTGGAGCGGGCGGGCGTACTGAATATCGCGGACCCCGACGTCTATTCCTACGCGGGCAGATTTCAGGATGCGGCAGATCATGGGGTTCGGATCGAAGACCTCGACGCCGATCAGATCCGCTTCCGCTGGCCGGACGTTCGAATTCCCGACCATTATCGCGCGATGTTCGAACCGAACGCCGGGTATCTCTATAGCGAGAAATGCGTAGCCGCATATAAGAAGCTTGCTTTACACTCCGGCGCGTCGTTGTTGCCGAATACGTTCGTGAAGCGAATTCAGGCGGAGAGATCGTTCGTATCCGTATTCACGAATACGGAACATTTCATTGCGAACCATGTCATTCTCAGCGCCGGAGCTTGGTTTAAGACATTGGAGCCGTTCGTACGGTTACCGATTCGCTCCGTTCGCAAGGTCGTCGGCTGGTTCGAGCCGAGCGTGTCGTCCTTCGAAGCGGGAACGTTCCCCGGTTTTACTTTCGCGAGCAGCCTCGGAAGTTACTACGGTTTTCCGGACATCGCGGGTGCGGGAGTGAAGATCGGCCGGCACGAAACCGGAGAGGAATGGCAACCGGGAGAAGATCTCGTTCCGTTCGGTGCTTATTCGGAAGACGAGGGGGACTTGCGCAAGGCATTGGAAGCTTATATGCCTGATGCCGCGGGCAAGCTCCTCAAGAGCGCGGTATGTAAATACGAGCATACGCCGGACGACCATTTTATTATCGATACCCATCCCGAGCACTCGAACGTCATTCTCGCGGGGGGATTTTCCGGTCACGGGTTTAAGTTCGCCAGCGTCGTCGGGGAAATTCTCGCGAATCAAATCGAGCTTGGCCATTGGGGCAGGGATGTCGGATTGTTCTCCGCCGCCCGGTTCTCGCCAATTAGCCCTTAG
- a CDS encoding DinB family protein, which produces MSQSPVDIDTYLHTYEQLQEAIEGLSEEQLKWKAAEAQWSVTEVLTHLADHNIVVSFRIREVLSGSEVRLPAFSQDPWVSGQKANEGQASDVLDLFRNLLIYNSLLFRRLTPEDWNKSGVNFKGETVTVSAIVQSFVAHVQGHLKQIERIKQGEVGSRK; this is translated from the coding sequence ATGAGCCAATCGCCCGTGGATATCGATACTTATTTGCACACATACGAACAGCTTCAAGAGGCGATCGAAGGATTATCCGAGGAACAGCTGAAATGGAAAGCGGCGGAGGCGCAATGGAGCGTAACGGAAGTGCTTACCCATCTCGCCGATCATAATATCGTCGTGTCGTTCCGCATTCGCGAAGTATTGTCGGGTTCGGAGGTTCGGTTACCGGCATTCAGCCAGGATCCTTGGGTGTCGGGCCAGAAGGCGAACGAAGGTCAAGCGTCGGACGTTCTGGATCTTTTCCGAAATCTGCTTATCTATAATAGCTTGCTCTTCCGCCGGTTAACTCCGGAGGACTGGAATAAATCCGGGGTGAACTTCAAAGGGGAAACCGTAACGGTATCCGCCATCGTGCAATCCTTCGTCGCGCACGTTCAAGGCCATCTCAAGCAGATTGAGAGAATCAAGCAGGGGGAAGTCGGCTCGCGCAAATGA
- a CDS encoding GNAT family N-acetyltransferase — MPEVKVVVRHAEERDRNAIKDVLQASYQQYELTLSKERWEQYKANILESVDSSTTKARLVAELDGEIVGSVFLYESAETAYGAPQLEIHNPILRLLGVSPKARGLGVATELIRSSARLSLEWGAETIHLHTSDVMDSAVRLYERLGFERAYDKEFNNGEVLVKSYRLQLKESELLQA, encoded by the coding sequence ATGCCGGAAGTGAAAGTCGTCGTTCGCCATGCCGAGGAACGCGACCGAAACGCGATTAAAGACGTGCTCCAGGCCTCTTATCAGCAATATGAGCTTACGCTCTCGAAGGAACGCTGGGAGCAATACAAAGCGAACATCCTGGAATCAGTGGATTCGTCGACGACCAAAGCCAGGCTGGTTGCCGAATTGGACGGGGAAATCGTAGGCAGCGTGTTTCTGTACGAATCGGCCGAGACGGCGTACGGAGCACCGCAATTGGAAATCCATAACCCGATCCTTCGATTGTTGGGCGTCTCGCCCAAAGCGCGAGGGCTCGGGGTGGCGACGGAATTGATCCGGTCAAGCGCAAGGCTGTCGCTGGAATGGGGAGCGGAAACGATTCATCTTCATACGTCAGACGTCATGGACTCGGCGGTGCGATTATACGAACGCTTGGGTTTCGAAAGAGCCTACGATAAAGAATTCAATAACGGGGAAGTTCTCGTTAAGAGCTACCGGCTCCAATTGAAGGAATCCGAACTGCTGCAAGCTTAG